Genomic segment of Rhodococcus rhodochrous:
GCGGCCAGCACGTCGGACTGCTCGGGTGACATGCCCTGCGGCTTCTTGACGATGATGCCGTACTGCAGCATGAACGAATCGTGCGTGATCGGGTAATGGCAGTTGATCAGTACGGATTCGGTCTGGTACCCGCCGTAGTTGTTCTTGAGCGGATTGATCATGTAGGAGGGGCCGTAGTAGGCCGCGTACGACTCGAGGGTCGACTCCAGGCCGTACTGCGTCGCCATGCCCTTGTCCGGCCGGCCCCGGGTGTTGAGGTACTGCTCCGCGATGTGCCCTTCGAAGACGTTCTTGAAGAACGTGGGGAAGGCGTAGTGGATGTAGAAGAAGTGCGCCATGTCGACGACGTTGTCGATGATCTCGCGACAGTTGGAACCTTCGATCCGGATCTGGTTCCAGGTCCAGTCCGTCCACTCGTCCGAGCCGTACTGCTCGATCTCGGGGATCGTGACCTCCGGGGGCGGGGTGTTGCCCTCGGGGTCGTTCCACACGAACAGCTGGCCGTGCTTCTCCATCGTTATCCACGAACGGGTGCGGGCCAGCGGGGGAACGCGCCTGGCATACGGGATGTCCGTGCACTTGCCGTTGCCGCCCCAGCGCCAGTCGTGGAACGGGCACGCAACCGAATCGCCCTTGATCTCGCCCTGTGACAGGTCGCCGCCCATGTGACGGCAGTACGCGTCGAGCACCTTCGGTTCGCCGTTGCTGTCGGCCCACACCACGAGTTTCGTGCCGAAGGCCTCGACGGCGTGGGGCTTGCCGTCCTTGAACGTGCGACTGAGGCCGAGGCAGTGCCAGCCTCGCGCGAAACGCGTCCGGACCTCTCCGACGTCGATCTCGCGAATCTGTGCCATGTCCGCTCACTTCCTTCCGGAAATCTCTTCTAGAACACGTTATAGAATTCGCGTCCCGAGGGGAAGGGTTCGGGGACTTTGGTCCCGCCATAGGGATTGTCTACCTGCGAATGCGGCGCGTCTCGACACGAATAAGAACATGTTCTAGTCTCGGTACAAGCGATCAATTCCTGAACAGACGGGAGCGTCCAGTGGGTGACCACGACAGCCACGAGGTACTGCAGCGGATCGACGCTCTGCTGCCCACGCTGCGCGAACGAGCGCAGGAGGCCGAGAATCTGCGCCGTGTGCCCGACGACTCGATCAAGGAGCTCCAGGAGGCCGGCTTCTTCAAACTTCTGCAACCGGCCCAGTGGGGCGGATACGAGGCCGATCCCGTCACCTTCTTCACCGCGGTGCGCAACATCGCGAGCGCGTGCGGCTCGACCGGATGGGTCTCCGGCATCATCGGCGTCCACAACTGGCACCTCGCACTCTTCGGTCAGCAGGCCCAGGAGGAGGTCTGGGGCGACGACCCCGACGTCCGCATCTCCTCGTCCTACGCGCCCATGGGCGCCGGTGAGGTCGTCGACGGCGGATACAAGGTCAACGGTGCGTGGGCCTGGTCGTCCGGATGCGACCACGCGAGCTGGGTCGTCGTCGGTGGCCCGGTCATCAAGGACGGCCGCCCCGTCGACTTCGGCAGCTTCCTGATCCCTCGTTCCGAGTACGAGATCGACGACGTGTGGCACGTGGTCGGCCTGCGCGGCACCGGATCCAACACGATCAAGGTCAAGGACGTCTTCGTCCCGCGCCACCGCTTCCTCAGCTTCAAGGCCATGAACGACCTCGCCTCGCCCGGGCTCGAGCGCAACACCGCACCCGTCTACAAGATGCCGTGGGGCACCATCCATCCCACGACCATCTCGACGCCCATCGTCGGCATGGCCTACGGCGCGTACGAGGCCCACGTCGAACACCAGGGCAAGCGGGTCCGTGCGGCATACGCCGGCGAGAAGGCCAAGGACGACCCGTTCGCCAAGGTGCGCATCGCCGAGGCCTCGAGCGACATCGACGCGGCCTGGCGTCAGCTGTCGGGCAACGTCGCCGACGAGTACGCCCACCTCCTCGCCGGCGAGGAGGTTCCGATGGAACTGCGGCTGCGGGCGCGTCGCGACCAGGTCCGCGCGACCGGCCGTGCAATCACGTCGATCGACCGTCTCTTCGAGAACTCGGGTGCCACCGCCCTAGCGGACGGCACACCCATCCAGCGTTTCTGGCGCGACGCGCACGCCGGTCGTGTGCACGCCGCCAATGACGCCGAGCGCGCCTACGTGATGTTCGGTGCCGCCGAGTTCGGTCTGCCGATCACCGACACGATGGTCTAGGGGTGGATGTGACCGCAATCGACGAGATCACCTACGAGTCGACCTCCCGTTTCGCGCAGGTCCGCGACGACCTTCGCCTGCACTACCACGAGGCCGGCGTCGGCAACGACACCACGATCGTCCTGCTCCACGGCGGTGGACCGGGCGCGTCGTCGTGGTCGAACTTCGCAAAGAACATTCCGGTGCTGGCACAACGGTTCCACGTGCTGGCCGTCGACCAGCCCGGCTACGGCAGGTCCGACAAGCCGACCGAGCATCCGCAGTACTTCGTGCACAGCGCGTCCGCGCTGAAGGACCTGCTCGACACGCTCGGGATCACCGACCGCGTCCACCTCCTCGGCAACTCGCTCGGTGGTGGTGCCGCCGTGCGGTTCGCGCTCGACTATCCCGAACGCGCCGGACGGCTCGTCCTCATGGGGCCGGGTGGGCTGAGCGTCAACCTGTTCGCACCCGACCCCACCGAGGGCGTCAAGAATCTCGGCCGGTTCTCGTACGAGCCCACCCGCGAGAATCTCGAGGCGTTCCTGCGGATCATGGTCTTCGACCAGTCGCTGATCACCCCCGAGCTCGTCGAGGAGCGGTTCGCGTCGGCGAGCACCCCCGAGTCGCTCGCGGCGGCGAAGGCGATGGGAAAGTCGTTCTCCAGCGCCGAGTTCGAGAAGGGGATGCTCTGGCGCGACGCCTACAAGCTCCGTCAGCGGGTGCTGCTGATCTGGGGTCGCGAGGACCGCGTCAACCCGCTCGACGGCGCACTCGTGGCGCTGAAGATGATCCCGCGCGCACAGTTGCACGTGTTCGGTGGATGCGGCCACTGGGCACAACTCGAGAAGTTCGACGAATTCAACCGCCTGACAGTGGATTTCCTCACGGACGGAGTCGAATAGATGAGTATCCGGTCGCTGGCATATCTCCGGATCGGCGCCACCGACGTCCCGGCCTGGCGCGAGTACGGTCTCAAGGTCCTCGGCATGATCGAGGGCCAGGGCACCCACGCCGACGCGTTGTACCTGCGAATGGACGACTTTCCGGCCCGGCTCGTCATCGAGCCGCACGAGTCCGACAAGCTGCTCGTCTCGGGCTGGGAGACCGCGAACGCCGCCGATCTCCAGTCGGTTCGCGACAGTCTCTCCGCGGCGGGTGTTCCGTTCAAGGAGGGCACCGCCGAGCAGCTCGCCGATCGTCGCGTCGACGAACTGATCGTCTTCCAGGATCCGTCGGGCAACACCCTCGAGGCGTTCCACGGTGCCGCGCTCGAACACCGCCGCGTGGTCAGTCCGTACGGGCACAAATTCGTCACCGGCGAGCAGGGCCTCGGGCACGTGGTGCTCTCGACCCGCGACGACGAGGAATCGCTGCGCTTCTACCGCGACGTGCTCGGCTTCCGCCTGCGCGACTCCATGCGGATGCCCCCGCAGATGGTCGGCCGGCCCGCCGACGGAAAACCGGCCTGGCTGAGGTTCTTCGGATGCAACCCGCGCCACCACAGCCTCGCCTTCCTGCCCATGCCCACCCCGTCGGGCATCGTGCACCTGATGATCGAGGTGGAGAACTCCGACGACGTCGGTCTCGCCCTCGACCGAGCACTGCGGAAGAAGGTCAAGATGTCGGCGACGCTCGGGCGCCACGTCAACGACAAGATGCTGTCCTTCTACATGAAGACCCCCGGCGGATTCGACGTCGAATTCGGTTGCGAGGGGCTTCAGGTCGAGGACGGCGATTGGATCGCCCGTGAATCCACGGCCGTGAGCCTGTGGGGCCACGACTTCTCGGTGGGAATGCAGTAATGACCGCGCCGGAGGCCGGAGAGAACGGTGCGATCGACCCGCGGGCCTTCCGCACCGTGCTCGGGCAGTTCTGCACCGGAGTCACCGTCATCACCACCACCGAGGACGACGGGGCGCCTGTGGGATTCGCGTGCCAGTCGTTCGCGGCGTTGTCGCTCGACCCGCCGCTCGTATTGTTCTGCCCCACGAAGCAGTCCCGGTCGTGGGCGGCCATCGAACGAGCGGGCCGCTTCTGCGTCAACGTCCTCGCCGAGGAACAGCGGGAGACCTGCGCGCGGTTCGGTTCCCGCGAACCCGACAAGTTCGCCGGACTCGACTGGACGCCGTCCCCGTTGGGCTCACCCGTCCTGACGGGATCGCTCGCACACATCGATTGCACGGTCGAGACGGTGCACGACGGGGGAGACCACTGGGTGGTCTTCGGTCGCGTGTCGTCGCTGAGCGAAGTGCGCGACGAGAAGGAACGCCCGCTGCTCTTCTACCGCGGGCAGTACACCGGGATCCAACCGGAGAAGACGACGCCGGCGCCATGGCGCGACGATCTCGAAGCGTTCCTCACCTCCGTCACGGAGGACACCTGGCTGTAGATCGCAGACGGTAGGTACCGCACGACGAAGCCGGGACGACCACATCGAAAGTGGTCGTCCCGGCTTCGTGTGTGGATCAGGAGCGATCGGTGTCGGTCGCGTCGTCCGGTGACTCCTCGTAGTACTCCGTGGTCACGACGCGGCGCACCAGGCGCGGCTTGCGCGGCCGGTCGGCGTCCTCGCCGCCTGCCGTGTCCGTCTTCGCATCGGCCGTGCTCGTGTCGGCCGATGGCGGCGGCGTGAAGTGCGCCGGCCCCGTCGGTCCCGGACCGACGATCTCCTGATCGCTGCCGCTGCCGCTGCCGCTGTCGCTGCCGGGAGCTGCGTGGCGGGCGGTGTCCGCCGCCGAGTCCGCGGTCCCGGACGGTGTGGACGAGTCCGCGGTCCCGGACGGTGTGGACGGCGTCGACGCGGTATGCCCCGGCATCGAGTGCTCGAGCGATTCGTCCCGCTGGCCCTCGCTCGGCCGGTAGTTGCCGGCGATCTCCTCACGCGCGACGTCGGGCGGTGTCGGTGAATGCCCGGTTCCCGCCGGTGTGGTGGTGCCGTACGTCTCGCCGGTGTGCGGCGTCCCGGTGCCTCCCGGTCCGCCGGCCGCGCCACCGACGAGGCCACCACCGGCTGCGCTCCGCTCGCCGAGGCCGCTGCGGTCGTCGGTGAACCCGGCCCGATCGTCCGTGAATCCGCCCTGATCGCCGGTGGATCCACCCCCTGCAGGGGTGTCCCCGAACCGGCGGTAGTAGCGGAACAGCTCGTCCTCCTCGAGCGGGGTCAGCTCACCGTTCTCGTCGATGTTCGGGGCGCCGGTGATGGTGTCCTTGTCGAAGGGCAGGCGCACTCCGGAGCTGTCGAGTTCGGCTTCGTCGATAGGGGCGAAGTGCCGGCGCGTTCCGAACAGACCCGTGACGACGGTGATCCAGGCGGGTCGGCCTGTGTCGTTGTCCAGGTACACCTCTCCGACGCGTCCGAGCTTGTCACCGTCCGGCCCGTACGCGGTGGCGCGAGCGAGGGTGTCGATGTCGTCGTTGCTGATCATGATGTCCTCATCCGTGGGCGATGCGGCTTCCTGCAGTGCGGATGCCCTCCGATGGGAGTGACGAAACGCTGCCGTTACACCGCTCGCCGTTGCGCCGACCATCCTCGCGTGTTATCCATATTGTCAACAATCCGACAACCGGCGCGGGGGTGCGAGCCCTCGGCTGTTCGGAGGGATCGTCATGACCCGTCTTTCACCCCGCCTGCTGCAGGCAACGCCCGTCACCGTCGACCACGCCGAAGGGTGTTACATCCACGGCACCGACGGACGTCGGTATCTCGACTTCACCGCCGGCATCGGCGTCACGAGTACCGGCCACTGTCACCCGCACGTCGTCGAGGCCGCTCGCCGACAGATCGGCTCGCTCATCCACGGGCAGTACACGACCGTGATGCACCGGCCCCTGCTCGAACTCACCGAACGCCTGGGCACGGTGCTCCCCGAAGGGCTCGACTCGCTGTTCTTCGCCAATTCGGGCAGCGAGGCAGTCGAGGCGGCGTTGCGTCTGGCCCGCCAGGCGACAGGGCGGCCCGGAATCGTCGTCTTCCACGGCGGTTTCCACGGGCGGACCGTCGCCGCAGCCACGATGACCACCTCGGGAACCCGCTTCTCCGCGGGGTTCTCGCCCCTCATGGGCGGTGTGCACGTCGCGCCGTTCCCCACTGCCTATCGCTACGGCTGGTCGGAGGACGAAGCGACCGATTTCGCCCTGCAGGAACTGGACTACCTGTTCGCGACCCTCGTGGCGCCGGACGAGATCGCGGCCTTCGTCGTCGAACCGGTCCTGGGCGAGGGCGGTTACGTCCCCGGCAACACCCGGTTCTTCCAGGGATTGCGGCAGCGGGCCGACGAACACGGCATCCTGCTCGTCTTCGACGAGATCCAGACCGGATTCGGGCGGACCGGAAAGTTCTTCGGACATCAGCACTTCGACGTGCGACCCGACATCATCACCATCGCCAAGGGCCTCGCGAGCGGTTTCCCGCTGTCGGGTATCGCCGCCTCCGAGGAACTCATGGAGCGCGCCCGCCCGGGATCGCAGGGCGGCACGTACGGAGCGAATGCGGTCTCCTGCGCGGCGGCCGTGGCCACTCTCGACGTGATCGAGAAGGAGGGGCTCGTCGACAACGCCGCCGCACGTGGACGTGAACTGCTCTCCGGTGCACGGGAGAACACGATCGACGCCATCGGCGACGTGCGCGGCCTCGGCCTCATGGTGGGCCTCGAATTCACCACCGACGGAGCACCCGACCGGGAGCGGGCGACCGCAGCGCAGCAGCTCGCCGCGCAGAAGGGGTTGCTGCTGTTGACCTGCGGTGCGCACATGAACGTGGTGCGCATGATCCCGCCGCTGATCGTCACCACCCAGCAGATCGAGGACGCGCTCGGGATCTGGTCCGAGGTCCGCGCCGAGGTCCGATAATCCGTCGAACGAGGGAGTCCGCGTGGCCCGATACATCACGATCACTCTCGACAAGCGCGATATCACGTGCAGAGCACGGCTTCTCGACGACGAGGCGCCGCTCACCTGTGCGGCGGTGTGGGACGCCCTGCCGCAGAGCGGCTCGGCGTTCCACGCCAAGTACGCCCGCAACGAGCTCTACACCCTCGTCCCGAGGATCACCGCGGCACCGCACAGGGAGAACCCGACGGTGACTCCGATCCCCGGCGACGTGTGCCTGTTCGACTTCGAACCGTGGGAGATCGGTAATCCCGCATACGGTTACGAACCCGGATCGCAGGCCCATGCGCAGCAGGGAGCGACCGACCTCGCGTTGTTCTACGGCCGGAACAATCTGTTGCTCAACGGCGATGTGGGCTGGGTGCCGGGCAACGTCTTCGCGACGATCGAGGAGGGCCTGCCCGAACTCGCCGTCGCGTGCAACGACCTGTGGATCCAGGGGGTCGTGGGGGAGACGCTGAGCTTCGCACGCGCATAGACGGGCACCGCACGGGAACGGCACCGCACAGAATGTGCGGTGCCGTTCCCGTGCGGGCTTCTTCAGCTCAACGCGTACTCGGCGAATCGCGCGACGGCGAGCAGCAGGTCGTCCGAGTGCCGTGGCCCGACGATCTGCAGACCCACGGGCAGACCCGCCGAGGTGGTGCCCACAGGGATGCTGATGGCCGGCTGCTGCGTGAGATTGAAGGGATAGGTGAACGGGGTCCACTGCGGCCACGAGGTGAGCGACGAACCCGGCGGCACGTCGTGGCCGGCCTCGAAGGCGGGGATCGGCATCGTCGGGGTGATCAGCACGTTGTACTTCTGGTGGAAGCTCCCCATCGTGATTCCGACCGCCGCCGCGACCGCGCGGGCCTCGAGATAGTCCACGGCACCGAGTTGTTCGCCGTGGGACCACACGCGTCCGAGACCGGGGTCCACCTTGTCCCGCGTGCCCTCGGGGAAGGTCTTCAGCATCGTGGCCGCGCCTGCCGCCCAGAGGTTCTCGAAGGCCTCGAGCGGGTCGGTGAAACCGGGATCGGCGGCGGTCACGCGCAGTCCGGCCTCGTCGAGGACGCGGACTGCCCGGTCGACGATCTCACCGACCTCGGGGTCCACGTCGACGTAGCCGAGGGTCTTGGAGTAGGCGACGTCCATCCCCACCACCTCGCGGTTGAGGCCACCGCGGAAGGTCGTCAGAGGTGGCGCGAGGGCCGTCGGGTCCCGGGGGTCGGGCAGCGCGAGGATGTCGGTGAGCAGTGCCGCGTCCTCGACCGTCCGGGTGATCGGCCCGGCGTGCGCGAGCGGCCCGAACGGGCTGGCGGGGAAGATCGGGATCCGGCCGTGGGTGGGCTTGAATCCGACGACGCCGCAGAACGATGCGGGGATGCGGATGCTGCCCCCACCGTCGGTGCCGACGGAGCACGGACCGAAGCCGGCCGCGACCGCCGCCGCGCTGCCACCGGACGAGCCACCGGCGGTCTTCGTCGTGTCGGCGGGATTCGTGGTCACCCCGTAGAGCGCCGAGTCGGTCACCGCCTTCCACGCGATCTCCGGAGTGGTGGTCTTGCCCAGCAACACCATTCCGTCCTCGCGCAGCCGGGCTGCGACCGGGCTGTCGACGTTCCAGTCCTGGTTCTCGTCGATGGCCTGCGAGCCCCGCAGGGTCGGCCATCCGTCGGTGAGGAAGATGTCCTTGATCGAGATGGGGACCCCGTCGAGCAGGCCCTTCGAATAGCCGGTCCGCCACCGCTCCTCGGACCTGCGCGCCTGGTCGAGGGCCTTCTCCTCGTCGACGAGGCAGAACGAGTTGATCTCGCGATCGTGCGCCGCGATCCGATCGAGCACGGCCCGCGTCACCTCGACGGGAGACAGCTCGCCCGAGGAGAACGCCGACACGAGTTCGACGGCGGTCATGTCTGTGGGCTCCATCGTGCCTCCTTCTCGTCGGACGATGCCGACTCTCACGCGCCGGGCACGTAACCCAGCTTCTTGTCCACCACGTTCCGAAGAGGTTCGCCACTGCGGTGACGGTGGAAGTTGTCGACGAAGACGTCCACCAGCGCGTCGCGCCAGCCCACGAAATCCCCCGAATTGTGCGGGGTGATCGAGACGTTCGGCATGTCCCAGAGCGGATGGCTCTCGGGGAGCGGTTCGACGTCGAGCACGTCGAGTGCGGCGCCGGCGATCGTGCCCGACCGCAGTGCCTCGACCAGGTCGTCGGTGCGCACGAGTTCGCCACGCCCGACGTTGACGAAGCGCGCCTGCGGCTTCATCGCGGCGAACATCCGGGCGTCGAACAGGTGCCGGGTCTGATCCGTGAGAGGTGCGGCCACGACGACGAAATCGACGTCGGCCAGGGCGGCCGGAAGGTCGGCGGTCGCGGTGACGGTGCCGAAATCGGGGTCGTCGTCGCGAGAGCGTCGGCCCGAGCCCCGGACCGTCATTCCCACGGCGGAGAGCAGGCGGGCGATCGCGCGACCGATCGGGCCGGTGCCGACGACGAGCACGGAGCGCCCGGCGATGCGTTCGGATTCCCGGTGCTTCCAGATGTGCTCGTGCTGGAGCCGCAGCGATTCGGGGATGTCCTTGGCGAAGGAGAGTATCTGGGCGAGCACGTATTCGGCGATCGCCCCGTCGAAGACTCCGCGGGAGTTGGTGACGACCACGTCGCTGTCGCGCAGCTCGGGGAACATGAGGGCGTCGACCCCGGCCGCGGCGACATGGATCCACTTCAGGGACGCTGCGGCGTGCCAGGCTGCGGGCAGCGCGTCGGTGAGGAAGTCGTACGCGAAGAGGATGTCGGCGCCGTCGAGCGCGTCGGCCAGACCGGTGGCGTCGGCGTAGCGGACCGTGGCGTGTTCGGCCACCGGGGCCATCCACGCACGATCCGGCACGGCTTCGGCATGAAGCACTGCAACGACCGGCTGGGCATCCACGTTGACACCGTATGAGTGCCTCGTATTATTGTCAACAATCCTCAAGGCTGAGGGAACTCTTGACGAAGCCGAGGGACCGTATGGAACTGAACATTCCCGAATTCGAAGGTCCTCTGGCTCAGCGGGGCATCGGTGTGATCGCACCCTTCGATCTCGCCCTGGAACGAGAACTGTGGCGATGGGCGCCGCTCGAGGTCACCCTGCACCTCGCTCGAACCCCCTACGAGCCGGTGCCGGTCAGCCGTGCCATGGCCGAGCTGGTGTCCGACCGACGGCACCTGATGGTCGCGGCCCGCGACGTGCTGTCGGTGGAACCGGAAGTCGTTGCCTATCTGTGCACCTCGGGCAGTTTCGTCAACGGGGTGGCCTACGAGAAGGCCCTGTGCGACGCGATCTGCGAGGCGGGCGCATCGTGCGCGGTCACGACCTCCGGAGCGCTGCTCGAAGCCCTCCGCAAACTCGACCTCACCCGCATCTCGGTGATCACCCCCTACGACCGGGAACTCACCGACCTGCTGCACGACTTCCTGAAGGAGGCCGGAACCGAGGTCGTCCGGTCGTCACATCTCGGGCTCGGCGGCGGCATCTGGAAGGTCAACTACCGCACCATCGCCGAGCACATCATCGCGGCCGACACCCCGGACGCACAGGCGATCTTCGTCAGTTGCACCAACCTGCCGACCTACGACCTGATCGCGCCGCTCGAACGGGAACTCGGCAAGCCGGTCCTCACGGCCAACCAGCTCACCATCTGGGCGTGCCTGGGACGGATGAAGTTGCCCATGACCGGACCGGGGAAGTGGTTGAGAGGAGTGTTCTGAATGCATCGTGACCGCACGACCGTCGGGATCGTCTACCCGGATCATGCCGCCGAGGACGACTACCCGTTCGCCGCCGAACTCCTGGGGGTGAATCTGCCCGTCGCCCACATCTACGGAACCGATCTGCACGCCGTTCCCGAACTCCTCGACCTCGGGAGCCCGGCCAAGCTCGCCGGGGGAGCGGCGCAGTTCGCGGACGAGCCCCTCGACGCCCTCGTGTGGGCGTGCACGTCGGGCAGCTTCGTGTACGGACCCGAGGGGGCACGCACCCAGGTCGAGCAGCTCTCCCGGGACGCGGGAGGCGTGCCCACGACGAGCACGAGCATCGCGTTCGTCGCCGCGCTACGGGCGCTCGGAGTCGGCCGGGTGGCCGTGGCGGCGAGTTATCCGCGGGACGTCGCCGAACTGTTCGTCGCCTTCCTCGCGGACGCCGGTGTCGACGTCGTCTCGCTCGCCGACGCCGGCATCGACACCGCCGCCGAGGTCGGCACCCTGACCGACGAGGCCGTCCTCGAATTCGTGAGGACCAACGATCATCCCGACGCACAGGCGGTCCTCGTCCCCGACACCGCGATGCACACGCTGCGGATCATGCGGGAACTCGGGAAGGAGACCGGTAAGCCGGTCCTGACCGCCAACCAGGTCACCGTGTGGCACGGCCTGGAACTCGCCGGATATACAGTGGAATGCCCGGAGCTGGGCTCACTGTTCGAGGAGGATAGCGATCATGGTGCTCGGTGATCTGGAAGGTCTACGTCCTGTCACCCGGCCGTCCACGGCCGAGCTCATCGCCGAACAGATCCGGTCGGCCATCGTCCGGGGTGCGCTCGGTCCCGGGGAACAGCTGGGGGAGGCCGAACTCGCGGCGCACTTCCAGGTCTCCCGGGGCCCGCTGCGAGAAGCCATGCAGCGGTTGCTGTCCGAAGGACTGCTCTACAGCATCCGCAACCGGGGCATCTTCGTCACCGAGCTCACCTTCGACGACGTCGTCGACATCTACCGCAGCCGCTGGGTCATCGAGGGCGGTGCCCTCGACCTGGTGCTGGACGGCCGTCGCGAACAGACGTGGAAGGCCCTCGAACCGGCGATCGAGGAGATGCGCACCGCCGCCGAACGCGAGGACGCCACCGGTGTCTCGGACGGCGACCGACGTTTCCACGAGATCCTCGTGGCCAGTGCCGACAGTCCGCGGCTCGTGCGGGCGGCCCGCACGCTGCTCGTCGAGACGCGGATGTGCCTCGGCGCGTTGCAGACCACCTATCCCGACCTGCACGTGCAGGTGGACGAGCACGTCGTGCTGCGGGAGGCGATCCGCACCGCCGACCGGGAGGAGGTGCGGCGTCTGCTCGACGAGCACCTGCACGACACGGTCACCCGGCTCCGCGAGCGTCAGAACGTCGACGGCGTGATCGCGTCCGGCTGATACCGCTCAGCCGGGCGGGGTGAACGACGACAGGGCCGTTGCGGCGATGTAGTCGGCGGCGTCCTCCGCCGACAACCGTCCTGCCGCGACTTCGGTTGCGGCACAATGGACCAGGCTGTGCAGGACCGACGCCAGCCAGGACGACGACAGGTCGGTGCGGAACGCCCCTTCGGCGCGACCGCGCTCGATGAGGGCGGTCGCGCGGGCGAGCAGGCCGTCGTGTGCGGCGCGGACGTCCTCGGCGGGAAGTGCTTGTTCGGCGGCCGCGAGCAGCGTCCCGGCGTCGGCGGTCAGCGACCACGAACCCGCGATGAGGCGGTGCAGGGCGTCGCGGGGGTCGCCCGTGAGGTCGATGCGGTCCACGGTCTGTTCCGCCTCGGCGAGCGCGCGCTGCACCACGGCGGTGACGAGTTCTGCGCGAGTGGGGAAGTGGCCGTAGAGCGTGACACGCCCGACGCCGGCGGCCTTGGCGATCTCCCCGATGCTCGCGTCGGGATCACGACCCAGTGCGATGCGCGCGGCGTGGAGGATCGCCTCGATGTTCCGCTCGGCGTCCGCACGTTTCCTGGGGCGGAGTGATTCGGGTCGGGGGAATGCCTCGTGGGTGGTCACGGAACCTCCTCTTGTCGAACACTGGTGTTCAGGTTACGTCGACGGGCAACTCGAACATCACTGTTCAACTCAGGGCGGATCCTCATGACGAGCGCCGTCTCGGGCGCGCACTCTTGAGTCCGGGGAGCGTCAGACGACGG
This window contains:
- the hsaB gene encoding 3-hydroxy-9,10-secoandrosta-1,3,5(10)-triene-9,17-dione monooxygenase reductase subunit, producing MTAPEAGENGAIDPRAFRTVLGQFCTGVTVITTTEDDGAPVGFACQSFAALSLDPPLVLFCPTKQSRSWAAIERAGRFCVNVLAEEQRETCARFGSREPDKFAGLDWTPSPLGSPVLTGSLAHIDCTVETVHDGGDHWVVFGRVSSLSEVRDEKERPLLFYRGQYTGIQPEKTTPAPWRDDLEAFLTSVTEDTWL
- a CDS encoding DUF3830 family protein — translated: MARYITITLDKRDITCRARLLDDEAPLTCAAVWDALPQSGSAFHAKYARNELYTLVPRITAAPHRENPTVTPIPGDVCLFDFEPWEIGNPAYGYEPGSQAHAQQGATDLALFYGRNNLLLNGDVGWVPGNVFATIEEGLPELAVACNDLWIQGVVGETLSFARA
- the hsaC gene encoding iron-dependent extradiol dioxygenase HsaC; translation: MSIRSLAYLRIGATDVPAWREYGLKVLGMIEGQGTHADALYLRMDDFPARLVIEPHESDKLLVSGWETANAADLQSVRDSLSAAGVPFKEGTAEQLADRRVDELIVFQDPSGNTLEAFHGAALEHRRVVSPYGHKFVTGEQGLGHVVLSTRDDEESLRFYRDVLGFRLRDSMRMPPQMVGRPADGKPAWLRFFGCNPRHHSLAFLPMPTPSGIVHLMIEVENSDDVGLALDRALRKKVKMSATLGRHVNDKMLSFYMKTPGGFDVEFGCEGLQVEDGDWIARESTAVSLWGHDFSVGMQ
- a CDS encoding Rieske 2Fe-2S domain-containing protein; this translates as MAQIREIDVGEVRTRFARGWHCLGLSRTFKDGKPHAVEAFGTKLVVWADSNGEPKVLDAYCRHMGGDLSQGEIKGDSVACPFHDWRWGGNGKCTDIPYARRVPPLARTRSWITMEKHGQLFVWNDPEGNTPPPEVTIPEIEQYGSDEWTDWTWNQIRIEGSNCREIIDNVVDMAHFFYIHYAFPTFFKNVFEGHIAEQYLNTRGRPDKGMATQYGLESTLESYAAYYGPSYMINPLKNNYGGYQTESVLINCHYPITHDSFMLQYGIIVKKPQGMSPEQSDVLAAKLTEGVGEGFLQDVEIWKNKTKIENPLLCEEDGPVYQLRRWYEQFYVDVADVTEKMTGRFEFEVDTAKANEAWEKEVAENLERKKREEEQGKQEAEV
- the hsaA gene encoding 3-hydroxy-9,10-secoandrosta-1,3,5(10)-triene-9,17-dione monooxygenase oxygenase subunit, whose translation is MGDHDSHEVLQRIDALLPTLRERAQEAENLRRVPDDSIKELQEAGFFKLLQPAQWGGYEADPVTFFTAVRNIASACGSTGWVSGIIGVHNWHLALFGQQAQEEVWGDDPDVRISSSYAPMGAGEVVDGGYKVNGAWAWSSGCDHASWVVVGGPVIKDGRPVDFGSFLIPRSEYEIDDVWHVVGLRGTGSNTIKVKDVFVPRHRFLSFKAMNDLASPGLERNTAPVYKMPWGTIHPTTISTPIVGMAYGAYEAHVEHQGKRVRAAYAGEKAKDDPFAKVRIAEASSDIDAAWRQLSGNVADEYAHLLAGEEVPMELRLRARRDQVRATGRAITSIDRLFENSGATALADGTPIQRFWRDAHAGRVHAANDAERAYVMFGAAEFGLPITDTMV
- a CDS encoding PRC-barrel domain-containing protein, coding for MISNDDIDTLARATAYGPDGDKLGRVGEVYLDNDTGRPAWITVVTGLFGTRRHFAPIDEAELDSSGVRLPFDKDTITGAPNIDENGELTPLEEDELFRYYRRFGDTPAGGGSTGDQGGFTDDRAGFTDDRSGLGERSAAGGGLVGGAAGGPGGTGTPHTGETYGTTTPAGTGHSPTPPDVAREEIAGNYRPSEGQRDESLEHSMPGHTASTPSTPSGTADSSTPSGTADSAADTARHAAPGSDSGSGSGSDQEIVGPGPTGPAHFTPPPSADTSTADAKTDTAGGEDADRPRKPRLVRRVVTTEYYEESPDDATDTDRS
- the hsaD gene encoding 4,5:9,10-diseco-3-hydroxy-5,9,17-trioxoandrosta-1(10),2-diene-4-oate hydrolase; this translates as MTAIDEITYESTSRFAQVRDDLRLHYHEAGVGNDTTIVLLHGGGPGASSWSNFAKNIPVLAQRFHVLAVDQPGYGRSDKPTEHPQYFVHSASALKDLLDTLGITDRVHLLGNSLGGGAAVRFALDYPERAGRLVLMGPGGLSVNLFAPDPTEGVKNLGRFSYEPTRENLEAFLRIMVFDQSLITPELVEERFASASTPESLAAAKAMGKSFSSAEFEKGMLWRDAYKLRQRVLLIWGREDRVNPLDGALVALKMIPRAQLHVFGGCGHWAQLEKFDEFNRLTVDFLTDGVE
- a CDS encoding aspartate aminotransferase family protein, translated to MTRLSPRLLQATPVTVDHAEGCYIHGTDGRRYLDFTAGIGVTSTGHCHPHVVEAARRQIGSLIHGQYTTVMHRPLLELTERLGTVLPEGLDSLFFANSGSEAVEAALRLARQATGRPGIVVFHGGFHGRTVAAATMTTSGTRFSAGFSPLMGGVHVAPFPTAYRYGWSEDEATDFALQELDYLFATLVAPDEIAAFVVEPVLGEGGYVPGNTRFFQGLRQRADEHGILLVFDEIQTGFGRTGKFFGHQHFDVRPDIITIAKGLASGFPLSGIAASEELMERARPGSQGGTYGANAVSCAAAVATLDVIEKEGLVDNAAARGRELLSGARENTIDAIGDVRGLGLMVGLEFTTDGAPDRERATAAQQLAAQKGLLLLTCGAHMNVVRMIPPLIVTTQQIEDALGIWSEVRAEVR